One Antennarius striatus isolate MH-2024 chromosome 17, ASM4005453v1, whole genome shotgun sequence genomic window carries:
- the LOC137610714 gene encoding LOW QUALITY PROTEIN: TRAF2 and NCK-interacting protein kinase-like (The sequence of the model RefSeq protein was modified relative to this genomic sequence to represent the inferred CDS: substituted 1 base at 1 genomic stop codon), with translation MASDSPARSLDEIDLSALRDPAGIFELVELVGNGTYGQVYKGRHVKTGQLAAIKVMDVTGDEEEEIKAEINMLKKYSHHRNIATYYGAFIKKNPPGIDDQLWLVMEFCGAGSVTDLIKNTKGNSLKEEWTAYICREILRGLTHLHQHKVIHRDIKGQNVLLTENAEVKLVDFGVSAQLDRTVGRRNTFIGTPYWMAPEVIACDENPDATYDFKSDLWSLGITAIEMAEGAPPLCDMHPMRALFLIPRNPAPRLKSKKWSKKFQSFIESCLVKSHGQRPSTEQLLKHPFIRDLPNERQVRIQLKDHIDRTKKKRGERDETEYEYSGSEEEDEDRDMGEPSSIINIPGESTLRRDFLRLQVANKERSEVQRRQQLEQQQNEEHKRLLLAERQKRIEEQKEQRRRLEEQQQRERELRKQHEREQRRRYEELEQLRREEERRHAEREQEYIRRQLEEEQRQLEILQQQLLQEQALLLEQVRLSSSVTPPLPTLLFQEYKRKQIEEQRQAERLQRQLQQERAYLVSLQQQQQEGRQAEKKQLYHYKDVNSPIDKPAWAKEVPKQQNANPPHPQLRHHQSFNQPASSSGPHCERRAQAPRRTTSHGAQLLSAHLPHINIPLDLGEPLDPGLKQEISQQVREFRAQRQSQRGRSPCRNQEKAAGKGPGMSCKEHSSQGHPNPVLQPCPIGPSNRRENPRSRPVSVPSQVAPHAPRQVQRPQSGSTPLSIPALKLVEERSKLNRQSSPAPQHKATNPASDPALPPRSESFSGSGVGMHSAHTPPINRPIEPQMAHLVPVKTYSSSMSGSQSLQDQTTGSALSEGVGVSSPRPEMPRQNSDPTSDIPHATGREDRDQDRDRTAWLREDDIPPKVPQRTTSISPALVRKNSPNGGGGGLAPRVGSHLIRSSNPDLRRSEVSLDAMLQRTSSNSSSSSSPSSQGDSAERRGQAKQKGSPPAANQETKPKQEEGRESARPSRPASYKKAIDEDLSALAKELRELRVEEGSRPPVKVTDYSSSSEDTDSSDDDGETVGQDGTVAVSNIPRIMPAAQNSGESYGGLRDDALGEAYHSSKDGTLVVREAEERRRRGSHTESNGFGNHGNVGNLPDLLQQSNSPSASPTTGLRDLGDVSEFGVGGSKASFTPFVDSRVYQTSPDENDDENSAAAMFANELLRQEQARLNEARKISVVNVNPTNIRPHSDTPEIRKYKKRFNSEILCAALWGVNLLVGTENGLMLLDRSGQGKVYNLITRRRFLQMDVLEGLNVLVTISGKKNKLRVYYLSWLRNRILHNDPEVEKKQGWITVGDLEGCVHYKVVKYERIKFLVIALKNAVEIYAWAPKPYHKFMAFKSFTELQHRPQLVDLTVEEGQRLKVIYGSSMGFHVIDVDSGNPYDIYVPSHIQSQVTPHAIVVLPKTDGMEMLLCYEDEGVYVNTYGRITKDVVLQWGEMPTSVAYIHSNQIMGWGEKAIEIRSVETGHLDGVFMHKRAQRLKFLCERNDKVSVCVSVCVCVCVCLHTHXCSVSAGVLRVIEKHYGRSLGVWSEEVSLLSENSTEERLHSEAGHHPSVVMYWSLSVAIFSIGGMLSSFLVGFMGDLKGRVKGMLMINVLAIAAGLLMGFCRMWKPHILVISGRAVMGFYCGLSSGLVPMYIGEIAPKAYRGALGTLHQLGVVIGILISQVLGLDFLLGNDDMWPLLLGLSGAPAILQSFLLFLCPESPRYLYILLGKEDDARRSLLRLKGSYDPTPDLEEMKREKEESDREARVSIRSLICSSVYRKQLTVAVMLHLSQQLSGINAIFYYSTSIFTEAGISQPVYATIGVGAINTVFTLVSVALVDKAGRRTMMMAGLGGMCCCAVAMTVGLKLQAEYVWMSYVNMTATFLFVSFFELGPGPIPWFIVAELFSQGPRPAAIALAGCCNWTSNFIVGMTFSYIQDWLGPYVFILFAALLLGFTVFTYLRVPETKAKTFEEIAAAFQTGRKKADTPKDIDELQQLRTSTEA, from the exons atggcgAGTGACTCCCCAGCCAGGAGTCTGGATGAGATCGACCTGTCCGCGCTGAGG GATCCCGCTGGCATCTTTGAGCTGGTGGAGCTGGTGGGAAACGGCACCTATGGGCAGGTTTACAAG GGTCGCCATGTTAAGACGGGGCAGCTCGCAGCCATCAAGGTCATGGATGTCACCGGG gatgaggaggaggagatcaaagcagaaataaacatgCTGAAGAAGTACAGTCACCACCGGAACATCGCCACGTACTACGGTGCCTTCATCAAGAAGAACCCTCCCGGCATCGATGACCAGCTAtgg CTggtgatggagttctgtggagCCGGATCAGTGACGGACCTGATCAAGAACACGAAGGGGAACTCCCTGAAGGAGGAGTGGACGGCTTACATCTGCAGGGAGATTCTCAGG GGTCTGACTCACCTCCATCAGCATAAAGTCATCCACCGAGACATCAAAGGTCAGAACGTCCTGCTGACGGAGAACGCAGAGGTCAAGCTAG TGGACTTTGGGGTCTCGGCCCAGCTGGACAGAACCGTAGGACGGAGGAACACCTTCATCGGGACGCCCTATTGGATGGCACCGGAGGTCATCGCCTGCGACGAGAACCCCGACGCCACGTACGACTTCAAG AGTGATTTATGGTCTCTGGGGATCACAGCGATAGAGATGGCTGAAGGAGCACCAC CGCTGTGTGACATGCACCCAATGAGAGCCCTCTTCCTGATCCCACGGAATCCCGCCCCCAGACTCAAGTCCAAGAAGTG GTCCAAGAAGTTCCAGTCCTTCATCGAGAGCTGCCTGGTGAAGAGTCACGGCCAGAGACCGAGCACCGAGCAGCTCCTCAAGCATCCGTTCATCCGGGACCTGCCCAACGAGAGGCAGGTCCGCATCCAGCTGAAGGACCACATCGACCGCACCAAGAAgaagaggggggagagag ATGAGACGGAGTACGAGTACAGCGGCAgcgaagaggaggatgaagatcgGGACATGGGGGAACCGAG CTCCATCATCAACATCCCGGGAGAGTCCACCCTAAGGCGGGATTTCCTACGGCTCCAGGTGGCCAATAAGGAGCGCTCTGAGGTGCAGCGGcggcagcagctggagcagcagcagaacgAGGAGCACAAGCGTTTGCTGCTGGCAGAGAGACAGAAGCGCATCGAGGAGCAAAAGGAGCAGAGGAGACGGCTGGAGGAG cagcagcagagggagcGTGAGCTGAGGAAACAGCACGAGAGGGAGCAGAGGAGGCGCTacgaggagctggagcagctccgtcgagaggaggagaggaggcacGCCGAGCGAGAGCAG GAGTACATTCGTAGGCAGctggaagaggagcagagacagCTGGAgatcctccagcagcagctcctgcaggagcagGCCTTACTGctg GAACAGGTCCGATTGTCCTCCTCCGTCACACCTCCTCTTCCTACTCTCCTCTTTCAGGAGTACAAACGGAAGCAGATCGAGGAGCAGCGGCAGGCAGAGCGTCTGCAGAGGCAGCTCCAGCAGGAGCGAGCCTACCTGGTGTCTctacagcagcaacagcaggagGGACGACAAGCCGAGAAGAAGCAGCTGTACCACTACAAGGATGTCAACAGTCCCATCGACAAGCCAGCCTGGGCTAAAGAG GTCCCGAAGCAGCAGAATGCTaaccctccccacccccagctACGACATCACCAGTCATTCAACCAACCGGCTTCATCCTCTGGCCCTCATTGTGAACGCAGAGCCCAGGCCCCTAGGCGAACCACATCCCATGGTGCCCAGCTCCTCTCCGCCCACCTCCCCCATATCAATATTCCCCTGGACCTGGGAGAACCTCTAGATCCAGGTCTCAAGCAGGAGATTAGTCAGCAGGTCAGAGAATTTAGGGCTCAGAGGCAGAGCCAGAGGGGGCGTAGTCCATGTAGAAACCAAGAAAAAGCTGCTGGAAAAGGACCCGGTATGAGCTGTAAAGAACATTCTAGTCAAGGCCATCCTAACCCAGTTCTCCAACCTTGTCCAATTGGGCCAAGTAATCGGAGAGAAAACCCCAGAAGCAGACCTGTCTCTGTCCCGAGTCAGGTAGCCCCCCATGCCCCAAGACAGGTCCAGAGACCTCAGTCTGGATCTacccctctctccatccctgcACTCAAACTG GTGGAGGAGAGGTCGAAGCTCAACAGGCAAAGCTCTCCGGCGCCGCAACACAAAGCCACCAACCCCGCCTCCGACCCCGCCCTCCCTCCCCGCTCCGAGTCCTTCAGCGGCAGCGGCGTCGGCATGCACTCCGCCCATACCCCACCCATCAACCGCCCCATCGAGCctcag ATGGCCCACCTGGTTCCGGTGAAGACCTATTCCAGCTCCATGTCCGGCTCACAGTCCCTGCAGGACCAGACGACGGGTTCGGCGCTGAGCGAGGGCGTCGGCGTCTCCTCCCCCAGGCCCGAAATGCCCAGACAGAACTCTGACCCCACCTCTGACATCCCACACGCCACGGGAAGGGAGGACCGGGACCAGGACCGGGATAGGACGGCCTGGCTGAGAGAGGACGACATCCCACCaaag gtCCCCCAGAGGACCACGTCCATCTCTCCAGCTCTGGTCAGGAAGAACTCCCCTaacggaggaggtgggggtCTGGCCCCCCGTGTCGGTTCTCATCTCATACGGTCCAG CAACCCGGACCTGCGGCGCTCGGAGGTCTCTCTGGACGCCATGCTGCAGAGAACGTCttccaactcctcctcctcctcctccccttcatcTCAGGGAGACTCAGCCGAGAGGAGAG GTCAAGCGAAGCAGAAAGGTTCCcctccagcagccaatcaggagaccAAACCCAAACAGGAGGAGGGGCGTGAGTCGGCCCGCCCCAGCAGACCTGCA AGCTATAAGAAAGCCATAGATGAG gaCCTCAGCGCGTTGGCGAAGGAGCTCAGGGAGCTGAGGGTGGAGGAGGGCAGCAGACCCCCAGTCAAG GTGACGGACTACTCATCCTCCAGCGAGGACACCGACAGCAGCGACGATGACGGCGAGACAGTGGGACAGGATGGAACTGTTGCCGTTAGCAACATCCCCCGTATCAT GCCGGCGGCGCAGAACAGCGGCGAGTCGTACGGCGGCCTGAGAGACGACGCGCTGGGAGAAGCTTACCACAGCTCCAAGGACgggactctggtggtgagagAG gcggaggagaggaggaggcggggcagcCACACCGAGAGCAACGGCTTCGGTAACCACGGTAACGTGGGGAACCTCCCTGACCTCCTGCAGCAGAGCAACTCGCCATCGGCCTCGCCCACCACGGGCCTGCGTGACCTGGGAGACGTTTCTGAG TTCGGTGTGGGCGGGTCCAAAGCGTCCTTCACGCCATTTGTCGATTCTCGGGTCTACCAAACCTCACCAGATGAAAACGATGACGAGAACTCCGCCGCGG CGATGTTTGCTAACGAGCTGCTGAGGCAGGAGCAGGCCAGACTAAACGAAGCCAGAAAGATCTCTGTGGTCAACGTGAACCCGACCAACATCCGACCTCACAGCGACACGCCCGAGATCCGCAAATACAAGAAACGCTTCAACTCTGAGATCCTGTGTGCGGCGCTGTGGG GCGTGAACCTCCTGGTGGGAACGGAGAACGGCCTCATGCTGCTGGACCGCAGTGGACAAGGAAAGGTCTACAACCTGATCACCAGACGGAGGTTCCTGCAGATGGACGTCCTGGAGGGGCTCAACGTGCTGGTCACCATATCTG GAAAGAAGAATAAGCTGCGGGTCTACTACCTGTCGTGGCTCCGCAACCGGATCCTACACAACGACCCAGAGGTGGAGAAGAAACAGGGCTGGATCACTGTGGGAGATCTAGAGGGCTGTGTGCATTATAAAGTCG TTAAGTACGAGAGGATCAAGTTCCTGGTGATCGCCCTGAAGAACGCGGTGGAGATCTACGCCTGGGCTCCTAAACCCTACCACAAGTTCATGGCCTTTAAG TCTTTCACTGAACTGCAGCATCGGCCTCAGCTGGTCGACCTCACGGTGGAGGAGGgtcagaggttaaaggtcatctACGGCTCCAGCATGGGCTTCCACGTCATCGACGTGGACTCGGGCAACCCGTATGACATCTACGTCCCGTCACAT ATCCAGAGTCAGGTGACCCCCCATGCCATTGTGGTTCTCCCCAAGACGGATGGGATGGAGATGCTGCTGTGCTACGAGGATGAGGGCGTCTACGTCAACACCTATGGACGCATCACCAAAGACGTGGTGCTGCAATGGGGCGAGATGCCCACCTCCGtcg cGTATATCCACTCCAACCAGATTATGGGCTGGGGGGAGAAAGCCATAGAGATCCGGTCTGTGGAGACGGGTCACCTGGACGGGGTATTCATGCACAAGAGAGCTCAGAGGCTCAAATTCCTCTGTGAGCGAAACGacaaggtgagtgtgtgtgtgagtgtgtgtgtgtgtgtgtgtgtttgtttacacacacattaatgctcCGTCTCTGCAGGTGTTCTTCGC GTCATTGAGAAACATTATGGCCGCTCGTTGGGAGTGTGGTCAGAGGAGGTTTCTCTCCTATCAGAAAACAGCACAGAAGAACGACTTCACTCGGAGGCAGGACATCACCCCTCCGTGGTCATGTATTGGTCGCTGTCGGTGGCAATCTTCTCCATTGGCGGCATGCTGTCCTCCTTCCTGGTGGGATTCATGGGAGACCTGAAGGGCAG GGTGAAGGGGATGCTGATGATCAACGTTCTGGCCATTGCTGCTGGGCTCCTGATGGGTTTCTGCAGGATGTGGAAGCCTCACATCCTGGTCATCTCAGGCCGGGCTGTCATGGGTTTTTACTGCG GGCTGTCGTCTGGATTAGTGCCCATGTATATTGGAGAGATCGCACCCAAAGCGTACAGAGGGGCCCTGGGGACATTACATCAGCTCGGTGTGGTTATTGGCATCCTGATCAGCCAG GTCCTAGGCCTGGACTTCCTGCTGGGTAATGATGACATGTGGCCTCTGTTGCTGGGTCTCTCCGGTGCTCCTGCAATCCTCCAGTCCTTCCTGCTGTTCCTGTGTCCTGAGAGTCCGCGCTACCTTTACATCCTGCTGGGCAAGGAGGACGACGCGCGAAGAA GTCTGCTTCGTTTGAAAGGTTCATACGATCCGACTCCTGACTtggaagagatgaagagagagaaagaggaatcTGACAGGGAGGCCAGGGTCTCCATCCGTTCTTTG ATCTGCTCCTCCGTGTACAGGAAGCAGCTGACCGTTGCCGTCATGTTGCATCTGTCCCAGCAGCTGTCTGGAATCAATGCT ATCTTTTATTATTCTACGAGCATATTCACGGAAGCCGGGATCAGTCAGCCAGTCTATGCTACTATTGGAGTCGGTGCGATCAACACAGTCTTCACACTGGTGTCT GTTGCGCTGGTTGACAAGGCTGGCAGACGCACCATGATGATGGCCGGACTGGGAGGAATGTGCTGCTGTGCTGTTGCCATGACGGTGGGCCTCAAACTCCAG GCTGAGTATGTGTGGATGAGCTACGTCAACATGACGGCTACCTTCCTCTTCGTCAGTTTCTTTGAGCTCGGTCCCGGTCCCATTCCATGGTTCATCGTCGCCGAGCTGTTCAGTCAGGGGCCGCGACCGGCGGCCATCGCCCTGGCTGGTTGCTGCAACTGGACCAGCAACTTCATCGTAGGCATGACCTTTTCCTACATCCAG GATTGGTTGGGTCCGTACGTGTTCATCCTGTTTGCCGCGCTCCTGCTCGGCTTCACAGTGTTCACGTACCTGCGGGTTCCTGAGACCAAGGCCAAAACCTTTGAGGAAATCGCCGCTGCTTTCCAGACGGGACGGAAAAAGGCGGACACTCCTAAAGACATCGATGAGTTACAGCAACTCAGAACTTCCACGGAGGCTTGA